The following DNA comes from Actinomycetota bacterium.
GCGGTCACGCCCTGCAGCTGCTCCTGTTGCGACCTGCCCATATGGCTCATTGTCCTGACGATCGTATCCGTCGAATCCTTCTGGGTCCGCGCGACCTCCTCGCGCAGCTCGCGCGCCGCGCGGGCGGATTCCTCGCGATCCATGCGGAACTCGCGGCTGATCGACAGCGCCAGCTCGTCGCCGCCACCGGCGGTAAGCCGCTTGAGCACCATTACCAGCAGAACCAGCGCGGCAGCGGAAAAGATCAGGCTCAGGATAACTACGATGTCAGTCATGGGAACCATTCCTTGACGTTTTCTGGAGGACGAAAGCCTCGGTTTTCTTATCTCGGCATGAGCCTATCACACCAGCCGGACGGAACAAGTGGGGGATGCGCTATCCGGGAATTTCGCCCTCAGGCAGCGGCGCTTGCGCTTCCCGCACCGCGTAGAACCTGCCGTCCTTGCTGCCGAAAAATATCACTCCGTCATGGACGGCCGGGGAGGAATGGATCCAGCCCAGCGTGGGAAATCGCCATTTCCGCTTGCCGGTATGGCAATCCACGGCATATAGCCCGCCGTCATAGCTGCCGACGTACGCCGTCTCGCCGGCGATAGCGGGTGACGAGGCCAGGGAGCTATCGGTTCCGAACTCCCATTGCTGATGGCCCAGGCGGGCGTTCACGGCATAGAGGAAGTTATCGTAACTGCTGAAGATGACATCTTCCCCGAAGACCGCCGGCCGAGATGAGATCACGCCCCCGGTCGGGAAGGTCCAGAGCGGCTCTCCGGTAGCTTTATTTACCGCGTGCAGATTCTTGTCGTGGCTGCCAAAAAATATGATGCCGGCCGTTACCGCCGGCGAAGAGTCATTGATGCCGCCGGTCTTTGTGCGCCAGCGCAGCTCTCCCGAGGCGGCGTCAAGAGCATAGAAGTATTTGTCATAACATCCGAAATATATTATTCCGCCGGCGACGACCGGCTGGCAATCGATGAGATCCCCGGCCTGGTAGCTCCAGCGCTCATCGCCGCTTTTCAGATCGAATGCCCGCAGATGCCGGTCGAATCCTCCCAGATATGCCAGGCCGCCGGCGATGGCAGGGGAAGGCGACGCCGCCGCCTGGATCTTGCGGTGCCAGACCTGTTTTCCCGATTGCGCGTCCACGCATATGAACGCGGCGTTGCCGGTGAAACAGACCGAACCCTCCGCCACCGCGGGCGAGGAGTCGATCGGTCCGTCGGCGCGGAAGCGCCATTTCGCCTCGCCGGTTTTTGCGTCGAGCGCATACATGTGGCGGTCGTTGCTGCCAAAGAATACCGTTCCTTCAGAATAAGCCGGGGAGGAATTGATCTCGCCTTCGGTCTTGTAGCTCCAGATCACTCCCGCCGGCTGGTTCCGTTGCTGGGCGAAACCGGCATCACGCCGGCCGGGAACCAGAAAGGGAGCCTCGATCGGCAGCAAGCCGTCCTCGGTCAGCTTCCTGTATTTGACCGTCTGGCGGGAGTCGACCTTCCAGACGAACAGGATCGCCAGCGCCAGGCCCTCGATGGCCAGGGTGTAATTGAGATACCACGCCTTCCAGATGACGGAGGTCGACAGCATCCAGGAGATCCACCAGGCCAGCACCCAGTGGGGCACCGATGATTTTTTCCAGGCGAAAGCGTTGGACAGGTCTGTGTGGGGATTGCTGCCCTTCCAGATCTCGCGAAAGACGATGTAGGGCATGAACAGATTGGCCACCGGAATGATGAACCAGAGGAAGGTCCAGAATGACCGGCGCTTCAAGCCCCGGGCGCCGAGGGCGTTGAGATTCCTGTGGACCCGGTATTCCCAGGTGAGGAAGGCCAGCGCGGTCATCAGCATCAGCATCAACCTGACCAGCCCCGGTTGCAGGTACAGGTTTACGAAGCGGTTGTCGACCTTGATGATCCCCATCACGGCGATGTCCATGAGGATGCTGGCGGCCAGGAAGACGATCAGCGTTATCGCCATCGTGTGGCCCGGGTTAAATGCTTTATCGCGGCTTGTGGTTGCAGACGCGATGTTTGCGTCGGATAGCAACATAATTTTCGAATCATATCAACAAAAGGATATTTGTTAAATAGATAGATTCATGGCTGGCGGAGCGGCTGCAGCCCTGTTAGAATTCGAAAACCCGGGGTTCAATCCGGCCTTTTTGGGTAATTAGAGCAGAGGTTTTTTACTTGGATTGATAAGGAGCGAGCGTGTCCGAAGACAAGCAAAATCCAGAGCCCCAATCGAACGATCCGGCTGCCGGCGCCGATGAGACCATCGAGCCGGTCGCCATCAACGTGCTCATGCACGAGCTGCGGAAGTTCCCGCCGCCGGCGCAGTTCAGCCAGAAGGCGCAGATCGGCAGCATGGAAGAGTACGACGAGATCTACCGGCGCTCGGTGGAAGACCCCGAGGGCTTCTGGGCCGGGCAGGCGGAGGAGTGCCTCGACTGGCATCGCAAGTGGGACAAGGTGCTCGAGTACGACTTCAACAAGCCCGAGATCGCCTGGTTCATCGGCGGCCAGCTCAATGTTTCCTATAACTGCCTCGACCGGCACTTGAAGACCTGGCGGCGCAACAAGGCGGCGCTGATCTGGGAATCCGACGGCGGCGAGTACCGCACCTTCACCTATGAACAGCTCTCCTGGGAGGTCAACCGCTTCGCCAATGTGCTCAAGAAGCATGGCATCGGCCGCGGCGACCGCGTCAGCATCTATCTGCCGATGATCCCCGAGCTTGCCGTCGCCATGCTCGCCTGCGCGCGCATCGGCGCCATCCACAGCGTCGTCTTCGGCGGCTTCAGCGCCGGCTCGCTGGCGGACCGCATCCGCGACTGCGGCGCCATCATGCTGATCACCGCCGACGGCGGCATGCGCGGCGGCCGGGTGATCCCGGTGAAAGCCAACGCCGACGAGGCGCTGCGCTCCTGCCCTTCGGTCGACAAGGTGATCGTGGTCGAGAGGATCGGCGGCGGCGGCACACCTATGGACGCGAGGCGCGACAGCTGGTGGCGCGACGAGATGGCTGCCGGGGATGTCGAGGATTACTGCCGTCCCGAGGAGCTCGACGCTGAGGACCCGCTCTTCATCCTCTATACCAGCGGCTCGACCGGCAAGCCCAAGGGCGTTCTGCACACTACTGCCGGCTACCTGCTCTACACGCACTTGACCTTCAAGTGGATATTTGATTACAAGGAAGAGGACCTGCATTTCTGCACCGCCGATATCGGCTGGATCACCGGGCACAGCTATATAGTCTACGGACCGCTGTCAAACGGCGCCACCAGCCTCATGTTCGAGGGCGTTCCCAATTATCCCCAGCCCGACCGCCTCTGGGAGATCTGCGACAAGCACAAAGTGAACATCCTCTACACGGCCCCGACGGTCATCCGGGCGCTCATGCGCGAGGGTGAGGACTGGGTCAAGAAGCACCGCCTGGAGAGCCTGAGGCTGCTGGGAACCGTCGGCGAGCCGATCAATCCCGAGGCCTGGATGTGGTACTTCGAGCACGTCGGCCACAAGCTCCTGCCGATCGTCGACACCTGGTGGCAGACCGAGACCGGCGGCATCATGATCACGCCGCTGCCGGGCGCCATGACCCTGAAACCGGGATCGGCCAATCGGCCCTTCCCGGGCGTCGTCGCCCAGGTCGTCCGCGCCGACGGCACCACCGCCGGTGCCGACGAGGGCGGCTACCTGGTGATCGACAAGCCCTGGCCCGGGATGATCCGCGGCACTTACGGCGATCCCGAGCACAAGCGGGTCAAGGAAGTATATTTCGAGCGCTTCCCCGGGAAGTACTTCACCGGTGACGGCGCCAGCGTCGATCCCGACGGCGATTTCTGGCTCCAGGGGCGCATCGACGACGTCGTCAACGTCAGCGGCCACCGTCTGGGAACGGCCGAGATCGAATCGGCGCTGGTCTCACAGGAAGCAGTGGCCGAGGCCGCGGTGGTGGGTTATCCCCACGAGGTCAAGGGGGAAGGAATCTATGCCTACGTCACGCTTTCGGGCAGTTATGACGGCTCCGACGACATGCGCAAGCTTCTGCGGGCCCACGTGCAGGAAGAGATCGGGCCGATTGCCAAGCCGGACAAGATCCAGTTCGTCGCCGGCCTGCCCAAGACCCGCAGCGGCAAGATAATGCGCCGGCTCCTGAGGAAGATCGCCGCCGGGCAGATCAAGCCCGAGGAGCTCGGCGACACCTCGACTCTCGCCGACCCGGAAGTGGTGGATGAGATCGTCACCGGCCGCCTCTAATTTCAGAATTTCAGGGACAGAATTTCAGGGACACATTACTTAATTG
Coding sequences within:
- a CDS encoding PQQ-binding-like beta-propeller repeat protein, translated to MLLSDANIASATTSRDKAFNPGHTMAITLIVFLAASILMDIAVMGIIKVDNRFVNLYLQPGLVRLMLMLMTALAFLTWEYRVHRNLNALGARGLKRRSFWTFLWFIIPVANLFMPYIVFREIWKGSNPHTDLSNAFAWKKSSVPHWVLAWWISWMLSTSVIWKAWYLNYTLAIEGLALAILFVWKVDSRQTVKYRKLTEDGLLPIEAPFLVPGRRDAGFAQQRNQPAGVIWSYKTEGEINSSPAYSEGTVFFGSNDRHMYALDAKTGEAKWRFRADGPIDSSPAVAEGSVCFTGNAAFICVDAQSGKQVWHRKIQAAASPSPAIAGGLAYLGGFDRHLRAFDLKSGDERWSYQAGDLIDCQPVVAGGIIYFGCYDKYFYALDAASGELRWRTKTGGINDSSPAVTAGIIFFGSHDKNLHAVNKATGEPLWTFPTGGVISSRPAVFGEDVIFSSYDNFLYAVNARLGHQQWEFGTDSSLASSPAIAGETAYVGSYDGGLYAVDCHTGKRKWRFPTLGWIHSSPAVHDGVIFFGSKDGRFYAVREAQAPLPEGEIPG
- the acs gene encoding acetate--CoA ligase → MHELRKFPPPAQFSQKAQIGSMEEYDEIYRRSVEDPEGFWAGQAEECLDWHRKWDKVLEYDFNKPEIAWFIGGQLNVSYNCLDRHLKTWRRNKAALIWESDGGEYRTFTYEQLSWEVNRFANVLKKHGIGRGDRVSIYLPMIPELAVAMLACARIGAIHSVVFGGFSAGSLADRIRDCGAIMLITADGGMRGGRVIPVKANADEALRSCPSVDKVIVVERIGGGGTPMDARRDSWWRDEMAAGDVEDYCRPEELDAEDPLFILYTSGSTGKPKGVLHTTAGYLLYTHLTFKWIFDYKEEDLHFCTADIGWITGHSYIVYGPLSNGATSLMFEGVPNYPQPDRLWEICDKHKVNILYTAPTVIRALMREGEDWVKKHRLESLRLLGTVGEPINPEAWMWYFEHVGHKLLPIVDTWWQTETGGIMITPLPGAMTLKPGSANRPFPGVVAQVVRADGTTAGADEGGYLVIDKPWPGMIRGTYGDPEHKRVKEVYFERFPGKYFTGDGASVDPDGDFWLQGRIDDVVNVSGHRLGTAEIESALVSQEAVAEAAVVGYPHEVKGEGIYAYVTLSGSYDGSDDMRKLLRAHVQEEIGPIAKPDKIQFVAGLPKTRSGKIMRRLLRKIAAGQIKPEELGDTSTLADPEVVDEIVTGRL